The following proteins are encoded in a genomic region of Mustela erminea isolate mMusErm1 chromosome 3, mMusErm1.Pri, whole genome shotgun sequence:
- the LOC116586437 gene encoding protocadherin beta-18-like: protein MEPGERHPQQIRQVLLFFVFLGGSLVCSEPWHYSVAEEMEIGSVIANVVKEIGLAVEDLVARGARVIFDDYKPYLQLDPQTGNLLLNEELDREALCHFTEPCILHFQVLFQNPLQFFRAELWVKDINDHTPAFLDKQIILKISEATAPGTSFQMDSAQDLDVGKNGVQNYTLSPNPYFHLELQDSDDGRKFPELLLDQSLDREKEPEFRLTLTALDGGSPPRSGTTLVRVLVLDINDNAPEFERSVYEVQVPENSPVDSLVVRVSATDLDAGIYGELSYSFSHVSTDIRKTFEIHPVSGEIYLKALLDFELIQSYTINIQAIDGGSLSGKSAILVRVVDVNDNAPEIVMTSLTSPIPENSSPEMVVAVFSVRDLDAGDNGRMVCSIQDDLPFLLKPTFKNFYTLVTESPLDRESQAEYNITITVTDLGTPRLKTQHNLTVTVSDVNDNAPAFSQTTYTLRVRENNSPALHIGSVSATDRDSGANAQVTYSLLPPHDPQLPLGSLVSINADNGQLFALRSLDFEALQAFEFRVGAADRGSPALSSQALVRVLVADANDNAPFVLYPLQNGSAPCTELVPRAAEAGYLVAKVVAVDGDSGQNAWLSYQLLKATEPGLFGVWAHNGEVRTARPLSERDAVKHRLLVLVRDHGEPPLSASVTLHVLLVDGFSQPYLPLPDAAAAEARADPLTVYLVVALASVSSLFLFSVLVFVAVRLCRRRRAASGGGCSVPEGPFPGHLVDVSGAGTLSHSYQYEVCLTGGSGTTEFKFLKPALPNLPPPDHRTDESHTFLKGFEFI from the coding sequence ATGGAACCAGGAGAGAGGCACCCTCAGCAGATAAGGCAAGtgctgcttttctttgttttcctgggaGGGTCTTTGGTGTGTTCAGAGCCCTGGCACTATTCTGTGGCAGAGGAAATGGAGATAGGCTCCGTTATAGCCAATGTGGTGAAAGAAATAGGTTTGGCTGTGGAAGACTTGGTTGCACGGGGGGCTAGAGTCATCTTTGACGATTATAAACCGTATTTACAGTTGGATCCGCAGACTGGCAACTTGCTCTTAAATGAGGAACTGGACCGGGAGGCACTTTGCCATTTCACAGAGCCATGTATATTGCATTTCCAGGTATTATTTCAAAATCCTTTACAATTTTTTCGGGCTGAACTTTGGGTTAAAGACATAAATGATCATACCCCTGCTTTCCTAGAcaagcaaataattctaaaaatctcAGAAGCTACTGCTCCAGGAACCTCATTCCAAATGGACAGTGCTCAGGACTTGGATGTAGGAAAGAATGGTGTCCAAAACTACACATTAAGTCCCAATCCTTATTTCCACCTTGAATTACAAGACAGTGATGATGGCAGAAAATTCCCAGAGCTGTTACTGGACCAATCTCTGGATCGGGAAAAGGAGCCCGAGTTTAGACTAACGCTAACAGCCTTAGATGGTGGATCTCCGCCCAGGTCTGGAACTACACTGGTTCGTGTTTTGGTTTTAGATATCAATGACAATGCTCCAGAGTTCGAAAGGTCTGTCTATGAGGTTCAGGTACCAGAAAACAGCCCTGTGGACTCCTTGGTCGTCAGGGTGTCTGCTACAGATTTGGATGCGGGAATATATGGAGAATTATCCTACTCATTTTCTCACGTCTCCACAGACATTCGGAAAACATTTGAAATCCATCCAGTTTCTGGTGAAATCTATTTAAAAGCGCTTCTGGATTTCGAGTTAATTCAGTCATATACAATAAATATCCAGGCCATTGATGGGGGTAGCCTTTCCGGAAAATCAGCAATTTTAGTTCGGGTTGTGGATGTGAACGACAACGCACCAGAAATAGTCATGACATCTCTGACTAGCCCCATACCTGAAAATTCGTCACCTGAAATGGTGGTCGCTGTTTTTAGCGTACGAGACCTAGATGCTGGGGACAACGGGAGGATGGTGTGCTCCATTCAGGATGACCTCCCTTTTCTCTTGAAGCCTACCTTTAAGAATTTCTACACCCTGGTAACAGAGAGCCCCCTCGATAGAGAGAGCCAGGCCGAGTACAACATCACCATCACCGTCACCGACCTGGGAACCCCCAGGCTGAAAACCCAGCACAACCTCACGGTGACCGTGTCCGACGTTAACGACAACGCCCCGGCCTTTAGCCAGACGACCTACACCCTGCGCGTCCGCGAGAACAACAGCCCCGCCCTGCACATCGGCAGCGTGAGCGCCACCGACAGAGACTCGGGCGCCAACGCCCAGGTCACCTACTCGCTGCTGCCGCCCCACGACCCGCAGCTGCCGCTGGGCTCGCTGGTGTCCATCAACGCGGACAACGGGCAGCTGTTCGCGCTCAGGTCGCTGGATTTCGAGGCGCTGCAGGCGTTCGAGTTCCGCGTGGGCGCGGCCGACCGCGGCTCGCCGGCGCTCAGCAGCCAGGCGCTGGTGCGCGTGCTGGTGGCGGACGCCAACGACAACGCGCCGTTCGTGCTGTACCCGCTGCAGAATGGCTCGGCGCCCTGCACCGAGCTGGTGCCGCGGGCGGCCGAGGCGGGCTACCTGGTGGCCAAGGTGGTGGCGGTGGACGGCGACTCGGGCCAGAACGCCTGGCTGTCGTACCAGCTGCTCAAGGCCACGGAGCCCGGGCTGTTCGGCGTGTGGGCGCACAACGGCGAGGTGCGCACTGCGCGGCCGCTGAGCGAGCGCGACGCCGTCAAGCACAGGCTGCTGGTGCTGGTCCGGGACCACGGCGAGCCGCCGCTGTCGGCCAGCGTCACGCTGCACGTGCTGCTGGTGGACGGCTTCTCGCAGCCCTACCTGCCGCTGCCGGACGCGGCGGCGGCCGAGGCCCGCGCCGACCCGCTCACCGTCTACCTGGTGGTGGCCTTGGCGTCCGTGTCGTCGCTCTTCCTGTTCTCGGTGCTGGTGTTCGTGGCGGTGCGGCTGTGCAGGAGGAGGCGGGCGGCGTCGGGGGGCGGCTGCTCGGTGCCCGAGGGTCCGTTTCCGGGCCACCTGGTGGACGTCAGCGGCGCGGGGACCCTGTCCCACAGCTACCAGTATGAGGTGTGTCTGACGGGAGGATCTGGGACCACTGAGTTCAAGTTCCTTAAACCAGCactccccaacctccctcccccggATCATAGAACTGACGAAAGCCACACTTTCCTGAAAGGTTTTGAGTTCATTTAG